A DNA window from Zingiber officinale cultivar Zhangliang chromosome 3A, Zo_v1.1, whole genome shotgun sequence contains the following coding sequences:
- the LOC122050352 gene encoding L-type lectin-domain containing receptor kinase VIII.1-like gives MPSTASALILAIILLLVAPLSPGNCASTGEGNALFFSFGGSRKNRSFATKFALYGDAEMNSSEVRVTRAVNESSELMIYWKPVRFFGTKPGFSSSFSFSLSPENGGGLAFFLSLVSVPLEPANGDWSRLSTSVVAVKFVTTASLVEVDVGGELLTKSSNLSDDGLLLILSKGEKLHSWIDYDGESKRIEVRLCQDKDPKEAAPSISHSIDLSYMLWREASWVIYGDTDSVMVQFSVPSVEEAMKLGREASEYITETFIKVSEG, from the exons ATGCCCTCGACCGCTTCCGCTCTCATTCTCGCCATCATCCTTCTGCTTGTCGCCCCCTTGTCACCTGGGAACTGCGCATCGACTGGAGAAGGTAAcgctctcttcttctctttcggTGGGTCGAGGAAAAATCGGAGCTTCGCCACGAAGTTTGCCCTCTATGGAGATGCTGAGATGAATAGCTCGGAGGTGAGGGTGACACGTGCGGTGAACGAGAGCTCCGAGCTTATGATTTACTGGAAACCAGTCAGATTCTTCGGCACCAAGCCCgggttctcttcttccttctcgttCTCTCTTTCGCCCGAAAATGGCGGAGGCCTAGCTTTCTTTTTATCTCTGGTCAGCGTTCCCTTGGAACCGGCGAATGGCGACTGGTCTAGGTTATCAACCAGTGTTGTTGCAGTGAAGTTCGTGACGACAGCAAGCCTCGTTGAAGTCGATGTTGGCGGAGAACTTTTGACAAAAAGCAGTAATCTTTCCGACGATGGTTTGCTTCTCATCCTCAGCAAAGGAGAAAAATTGCATTCTTGGATTGATTACGACGGAGAATCGAAGAGAATAGAGGTCAGGCTTTGCCAGGACAAGGATCCGAAGGAAGCAGCCCCTTCGATCTCTCACTCTATCGATTTGTCTTACATGTTGTGGAGGGAGGCGTCCTGG GTTATTTATGGGGACACTGACTCTGTTATGGTACAATTCAGTGTGCCTTCTGTAGAGGAAGCAATGAAGTTAGGAAGAgaagcatcagaatatattacagAAACTTTCATAAAGGTATCCGAGGGTTGA
- the LOC122053671 gene encoding DNA polymerase delta catalytic subunit-like yields MDTKGIETVRRDNCLLVKNLVNECLHKILIDRDIPGAVQYVKNTISDLLMNRVDLSLLVITKGLTKTGSDYNVKSAHVELAEKMRKV; encoded by the exons ATGGACACAAAAG GCATCGAGACAGTCAGAAGAGACAACTGTTTGTTGGTAAAGAATCTGGTAAACGAATGCCTACACAAGATACTAATTGACCGAGATATTCCTGGCGCAGTTCAATATGTGAAGAACACAATTTCAGATCTTTTAATGAACCGTGTGGATTTGTCTCTTTTGGTTATAACAAAG GGTCTGACCAAAACTGGAAGTGATTATAATGTAAAGTCTGCACATGTTGAGCTTGCTGAAAAGATGCGAAAAGTATAG